Proteins from one Microbacterium proteolyticum genomic window:
- a CDS encoding DUF4350 domain-containing protein — MTSVAAAPIRRRRTAIGWIALVAVLAAVGLFGTTLVFGGWMQRDALDPESPAPDGTRAVVRLLEQQGVSVTVVRDLAAAERALDAAPSTLVMRDAPMLSDAALRRLTTEAGDVVLVEPRSRSLDVLLSGSALGDVVEDRSTPPACDVPAAQAAGSAHVGELYLPGEGVIGCYPMEGGFGVLVHDEGDRTVTAVDGLSVLTNRALPLDGDAALALGLLGRAPALVWYVPSLADADTGTAVPTIGELTPEWVTPAMVLLLIAGLTAAVWRGRRFGPLVTERLPVTVRANETTEGRARLYAASGDAAHALDELRRAARRRLVRLLGLSARTPAEQLADAVAERLGTDRAIVRGILIDDLPRTDRELVAASDRLRDLETSVRATLRTERTPR; from the coding sequence GTGACGTCTGTCGCCGCAGCTCCGATCCGGCGTCGCCGAACGGCAATCGGGTGGATCGCGCTCGTCGCCGTCCTGGCCGCCGTCGGACTCTTCGGCACGACCCTGGTGTTCGGCGGGTGGATGCAGCGCGACGCGCTCGACCCCGAATCCCCGGCGCCCGACGGCACCCGCGCCGTCGTGCGCCTCCTCGAGCAGCAGGGCGTCTCGGTCACCGTCGTCCGCGACCTCGCCGCCGCCGAACGCGCGCTCGACGCCGCGCCGAGCACGCTCGTGATGCGCGATGCCCCGATGCTCAGCGACGCGGCATTGCGCCGCCTCACCACAGAAGCGGGCGACGTCGTGCTCGTCGAACCGCGCTCCCGCAGCCTGGACGTCCTGCTGAGCGGTTCCGCGCTCGGAGACGTCGTCGAGGATCGTTCGACCCCTCCGGCGTGCGACGTTCCCGCCGCCCAGGCCGCGGGCTCGGCGCACGTGGGCGAGCTGTATCTGCCCGGCGAGGGCGTGATCGGCTGCTACCCGATGGAGGGCGGGTTCGGCGTCCTCGTCCACGACGAGGGAGACAGGACGGTCACGGCGGTGGACGGACTGTCCGTCCTCACCAACCGGGCCCTCCCCCTCGACGGCGACGCCGCCCTCGCGCTCGGTCTCCTCGGGCGCGCGCCCGCGCTCGTCTGGTACGTGCCCTCCCTCGCCGACGCCGACACCGGCACCGCCGTCCCCACGATCGGCGAGCTCACCCCCGAGTGGGTGACGCCGGCGATGGTGCTGCTGCTGATCGCCGGGCTCACGGCCGCGGTGTGGCGCGGACGCCGGTTCGGGCCGCTCGTGACCGAGCGCCTGCCGGTGACCGTCCGGGCGAACGAGACGACCGAGGGACGAGCCCGGCTCTACGCCGCCTCCGGGGATGCCGCCCACGCCCTCGACGAACTGCGCCGTGCCGCCCGTCGCCGACTGGTGCGACTGCTCGGCCTGTCGGCCCGGACGCCCGCGGAACAACTCGCGGACGCGGTGGCCGAGCGGCTCGGGACCGACCGTGCGATCGTGCGCGGCATCCTGATCGACGACCTCCCCCGCACCGACCGCGAACTCGTCGCGGCCAGCGACCGACTGCGCGATCTCGAGACGAGCGTCCGCGCGACACTCCGAACGGAAAGGACCCCCCGATGA
- a CDS encoding DUF4129 domain-containing protein has product MIAALRALVSAVPLLPDPDEAREWAERELADPVYRAAEPTPFDRAARAVLDFLERLFTAPVSGDWGPWAFVVLAVLVIAAIIVALLIWGRPRVTVRARPAARALFDEDDGRSADELRADAAAGAQRDDWDAAIVLRFRAFARGLTERGIVDPPPGATARAFARSAGDALPALGSSGLAAASVFDDVRYLGRPGTADAYALVRRLDETAVASRVGIPDAGAVAP; this is encoded by the coding sequence GTGATCGCGGCCCTCCGGGCGCTGGTGAGCGCCGTCCCGCTGCTCCCCGACCCGGACGAGGCCCGGGAGTGGGCCGAGCGCGAGCTCGCCGACCCGGTCTACCGTGCCGCCGAGCCGACGCCCTTCGACCGGGCGGCGCGGGCGGTCCTGGACTTCCTGGAGCGGCTGTTCACCGCCCCGGTGTCGGGCGACTGGGGTCCGTGGGCGTTCGTCGTGCTGGCCGTCCTCGTCATCGCCGCGATCATCGTGGCGCTGCTGATCTGGGGCCGGCCGCGCGTCACCGTCCGGGCCCGCCCGGCCGCGCGCGCCCTCTTCGACGAGGACGACGGACGTTCCGCCGACGAGCTGCGCGCCGACGCCGCGGCCGGGGCCCAGCGCGACGACTGGGACGCCGCGATCGTGCTCCGGTTCCGCGCGTTCGCACGCGGACTCACCGAGCGCGGCATCGTGGACCCGCCGCCCGGCGCCACGGCGCGCGCGTTCGCCCGGTCCGCCGGCGACGCGCTTCCCGCGCTCGGGTCATCCGGCCTCGCCGCGGCGTCGGTGTTCGACGACGTGCGGTATCTCGGACGCCCCGGCACGGCCGACGCCTACGCCCTCGTCCGTCGCCTCGACGAGACCGCCGTGGCATCCCGCGTCGGGATCCCGGATGCCGGGGCGGTCGCGCCGTGA
- a CDS encoding glycerophosphoryl diester phosphodiesterase membrane domain-containing protein: MTAYPAWTPASRAGIVPLHPYGFGTILGRSFVALRHNPRVLLGFALVVQTVAYVIVTAAIAGVAVASFSRLDTLVEGSDAFDAVLTGSIALTGVAALVLGALAGALGILVQAVVVTEVASAVVAEKPTLREAWVRVRPVFFRLLGYALLTLLASVIVLAVLGGIAVLAGLAVLPLGIVLGVLFALGLIPLYAWLSTKLFLVPSAMILEGVGIRRAIARSWVLTRRRFWSTFGVIVVISLAFGFVAQVISIPLSLLSGGISAIIAPTEAENPSAIVAFVVIQFVGQIGILLVQCIAVVVQSTSAVLVYVDARMRVEGLDHDLSVYVEARDAGAAALPDPYRAGIGRTIAPAPAWGTPPAPGWPAPPAGFGAAWPAPTTATAAPPSAPPAPPAAAPAPPAAAPPAAAPPQPPHPPLPPSDPTAWAAPGGPPAGS, from the coding sequence GTGACCGCGTACCCCGCCTGGACGCCGGCCTCGCGCGCCGGGATCGTTCCGCTGCATCCGTACGGGTTCGGCACCATCCTCGGCCGCTCGTTCGTGGCGCTGCGCCACAATCCGCGCGTGCTGCTGGGCTTCGCCCTCGTCGTGCAGACCGTCGCGTACGTGATCGTCACGGCGGCCATCGCCGGGGTGGCGGTCGCGAGCTTCTCGCGCCTGGACACCCTCGTCGAGGGCAGCGACGCGTTCGATGCCGTCCTGACCGGGTCCATCGCCCTGACGGGCGTCGCCGCCCTGGTGCTCGGTGCTCTCGCCGGCGCTCTCGGCATCCTCGTCCAGGCCGTCGTCGTCACCGAGGTCGCCTCCGCGGTCGTCGCCGAGAAGCCGACGCTGCGCGAGGCGTGGGTGCGGGTGCGCCCCGTCTTCTTCCGCCTCCTCGGCTACGCCCTGCTGACCCTCCTGGCCTCGGTCATCGTCCTCGCGGTCCTCGGCGGGATCGCGGTCCTCGCGGGCTTGGCGGTCCTCCCGCTCGGGATCGTGCTGGGCGTCCTGTTCGCCCTCGGGCTCATCCCCCTCTACGCCTGGCTGTCGACCAAACTCTTCCTCGTCCCCTCCGCGATGATCCTCGAGGGCGTCGGCATCCGACGCGCCATCGCCCGGTCCTGGGTGCTGACGCGACGGCGCTTCTGGTCGACGTTCGGCGTGATCGTCGTCATCTCCCTCGCCTTCGGCTTCGTCGCACAGGTCATCTCGATCCCGCTGAGCCTGCTCTCGGGTGGGATCTCCGCGATCATCGCTCCGACCGAAGCCGAGAACCCCAGCGCGATCGTGGCGTTCGTGGTGATCCAGTTCGTCGGACAGATCGGCATCCTGCTGGTCCAGTGCATCGCGGTCGTGGTCCAGTCGACCTCGGCGGTCCTGGTGTACGTGGACGCGCGGATGCGCGTCGAGGGTCTCGACCACGACCTCTCCGTCTACGTCGAGGCGCGCGACGCGGGGGCGGCCGCACTGCCCGACCCCTACCGCGCCGGTATCGGCCGCACGATCGCGCCCGCTCCGGCGTGGGGGACGCCGCCTGCTCCGGGGTGGCCCGCGCCACCCGCCGGGTTCGGCGCGGCCTGGCCCGCACCGACCACGGCGACGGCGGCGCCGCCGAGCGCGCCGCCTGCACCGCCCGCGGCCGCACCCGCACCCCCCGCGGCCGCACCGCCCGCGGCCGCACCGCCGCAGCCGCCGCACCCGCCCCTTCCGCCGTCCGACCCGACCGCATGGGCGGCCCCCGGCGGTCCGCCCGCGGGTTCGTGA
- the mtrA gene encoding MtrAB system response regulator MtrA, whose translation MTSRILVVDDDTALAEMIGIVLRTEGFETVFCADGAQAVDAWRTERPDLILLDLMLPGVDGIEICTRVRAESGIPIIMLTARTDTADVVKGLESGADDYIVKPFNPKELVARIRTRLRPAAAAVDETLRIGDLVVDVAAHEVRRGESPIALTPLEFELLVALAEKPQQVFSREMLLEQVWGYHYKADTRLVNVHVQRLRAKVEADPDNPRIVTTVRGVGYRAGAVA comes from the coding sequence ATGACTTCACGGATCCTGGTTGTCGACGACGACACCGCGCTCGCCGAGATGATCGGCATCGTGCTGCGCACCGAGGGATTCGAGACCGTGTTCTGCGCGGACGGCGCGCAGGCGGTCGACGCGTGGCGCACCGAGCGTCCCGATCTGATCCTCCTCGACCTCATGCTGCCCGGCGTCGACGGCATCGAGATCTGCACCCGCGTGCGCGCGGAGTCCGGCATCCCGATCATCATGCTCACCGCCCGCACCGACACCGCCGACGTCGTGAAGGGGTTGGAATCCGGGGCCGACGACTACATCGTCAAGCCGTTCAACCCCAAAGAGCTCGTCGCCCGCATCCGCACGCGCCTGCGTCCGGCCGCGGCGGCGGTCGACGAGACCCTGCGGATCGGCGACCTCGTCGTCGACGTCGCCGCGCACGAGGTCCGCCGCGGCGAGAGCCCGATCGCGCTGACCCCGCTCGAGTTCGAGCTCCTCGTGGCCCTCGCCGAGAAACCGCAGCAGGTCTTCTCGCGCGAGATGCTGCTCGAACAGGTGTGGGGATACCACTACAAGGCCGACACGCGCCTGGTCAACGTGCACGTCCAGCGCCTGCGCGCAAAGGTCGAGGCCGACCCCGACAACCCCCGCATCGTGACCACCGTGCGCGGGGTGGGCTATCGCGCCGGCGCGGTGGCTTGA
- the mtrB gene encoding MtrAB system histidine kinase MtrB — MTGAVRTIPISRVRRPIDWRGIRDRLATLWRRSLRFRTIVITVALTAATILVTCVAMALVIQNELFTARKDQVLLEAQRATAAAQATLDAAVDSTDPAAAQTLMNGIATRLSQQSSSDLIALYRIGPASPLAPQPFISPAFDSGIVTDALRTQVQSNPDLQWWQSVALPSDTGREVPGILVGHQLRFPAQDGVDYYELYMGYDLSSASQTLAFVQVLLWVVGLVLVVLIGAIAWVVLRSVTTPIADAAETSAKLAAGDLGVRLPVRGEDELATLNRSFNAMADSIESQIKELADLSLVQQRFVSDVSHELRTPLTTIRLAADMINDQRAEFEPTTARAAELLHAQVQRFEVLLTDLLEISRYDAGSVQLELEPTSMAHLAEDVIASMEQLAHQHGSDVRLVAPGGYTPIDMDGRRVRRIVRNLLGNAIEHGEGRPIVVSVDSDRDAVALSVRDFGLGMRADDVERVFDRFWRADPSRVRTIGGTGLGLSIALGDARLHGGTLSVWSELGHGSNFLLTLPRDGRPLGGSPLPLVPDDEQGGALEALGLTQPISLGRTGRTPS; from the coding sequence ATGACGGGCGCGGTGCGCACGATCCCGATCTCCCGGGTGAGGCGGCCCATCGACTGGCGTGGCATCCGCGACCGTCTGGCGACCCTCTGGCGTCGATCGCTGCGGTTCCGCACGATCGTCATCACCGTCGCGCTGACGGCCGCGACGATCCTCGTCACCTGCGTGGCGATGGCGCTCGTCATCCAGAACGAGCTCTTCACCGCCCGGAAGGACCAGGTGCTCCTCGAGGCCCAGCGCGCGACGGCGGCGGCCCAGGCGACGCTGGATGCCGCAGTGGACTCGACCGACCCGGCGGCGGCGCAGACGCTGATGAACGGCATCGCCACGCGCTTGTCGCAGCAGTCCTCGAGCGACCTGATCGCCCTGTACCGCATCGGTCCCGCCTCTCCTCTGGCGCCGCAACCGTTCATCTCGCCGGCGTTCGACTCGGGGATCGTCACCGACGCCCTGCGGACCCAGGTGCAGTCCAACCCCGACCTGCAGTGGTGGCAGTCGGTGGCGTTGCCCTCCGACACCGGGCGCGAGGTGCCCGGCATCCTGGTCGGTCACCAGTTGCGTTTCCCCGCCCAGGACGGGGTCGACTACTACGAGCTCTACATGGGGTACGACCTCTCCAGTGCCTCTCAGACGCTCGCGTTCGTCCAGGTGCTGCTGTGGGTGGTCGGGTTGGTGCTCGTCGTGCTCATCGGGGCCATCGCCTGGGTCGTGCTCCGATCGGTGACGACTCCGATCGCGGATGCCGCCGAGACCAGCGCCAAGCTCGCGGCGGGCGACCTGGGGGTCCGTCTGCCCGTCCGCGGCGAGGACGAGCTGGCCACTCTGAACCGCTCGTTCAACGCGATGGCCGACAGCATCGAATCCCAGATCAAGGAGCTGGCCGACCTCTCGCTCGTGCAGCAGAGGTTCGTCTCGGACGTGTCGCACGAGCTGCGGACGCCCCTGACGACGATCCGCCTCGCCGCCGACATGATCAACGACCAGCGCGCGGAGTTCGAGCCCACCACGGCCCGTGCCGCCGAGCTGCTGCACGCGCAGGTGCAGCGCTTCGAGGTGCTCCTGACCGATCTCCTCGAGATCAGTCGCTACGACGCCGGATCGGTGCAGCTCGAACTCGAGCCCACGAGCATGGCCCACCTGGCGGAGGACGTCATCGCGTCGATGGAGCAGCTCGCCCACCAGCACGGCAGCGACGTCCGCCTGGTCGCCCCCGGCGGCTACACCCCCATCGACATGGACGGAAGGCGGGTGCGGAGGATCGTGCGCAACCTCCTCGGCAACGCGATCGAGCACGGGGAGGGGCGTCCGATCGTCGTCTCCGTCGACAGCGACCGGGATGCCGTCGCCCTCAGCGTCCGCGATTTCGGCCTCGGCATGCGGGCCGACGACGTGGAACGCGTGTTCGACCGCTTCTGGCGCGCGGACCCCTCGCGCGTGCGGACGATCGGCGGGACGGGTCTCGGGCTCTCCATCGCCCTGGGCGACGCGCGGCTCCACGGCGGCACGCTGTCGGTCTGGTCGGAACTCGGCCACGGCTCGAACTTCCTGCTCACACTCCCGCGCGACGGGCGTCCGCTCGGGGGGTCGCCGCTGCCCCTGGTCCCGGACGACGAGCAGGGCGGCGCGCTCGAAGCGCTCGGACTGACGCAGCCGATCTCGCTCGGACGGACGGGGAGGACGCCTTCATGA